A single window of Agromyces aureus DNA harbors:
- a CDS encoding ABC transporter permease, with amino-acid sequence MTTTITATAGLRDRRPNPLREGWLIAGRDLLHWVREPWGLVFGLAFNIMLILLFGFLFGGAIDVPGGGDYIAFLLPGMFALTMLFGLESTMTAMAEDAKRGITDRFRSLPISSAAVALGRAIADLANSALSLGVLMVGGLVIGWRPTTGPAEIALGVVLLLWLRFALLWLGIFLGLSFRGTGATTAVQVLVWPIGFLSTVFVSAETMPGWLGVIATWNPVSATATAARELFGNPTGVTSGWMAENAVLAASVWPLVITLVFLPLTAAAYRHLRR; translated from the coding sequence ATGACGACCACCATCACCGCGACCGCAGGACTGCGCGACCGGCGCCCCAACCCCCTCCGGGAGGGCTGGCTCATCGCCGGGCGCGACCTGCTGCACTGGGTGCGCGAACCCTGGGGACTCGTCTTCGGGCTCGCGTTCAACATCATGCTGATCCTGCTGTTCGGCTTCCTCTTCGGCGGCGCCATCGACGTGCCGGGAGGCGGCGACTACATCGCGTTCCTCCTCCCCGGCATGTTCGCGCTCACGATGCTGTTCGGCCTCGAGAGCACGATGACCGCCATGGCCGAGGACGCGAAACGCGGCATCACCGATCGGTTCCGCTCGCTGCCCATCTCGAGTGCCGCGGTCGCACTCGGGCGGGCCATCGCCGACCTCGCGAATTCGGCGCTCAGCCTCGGCGTGCTCATGGTCGGCGGGCTCGTCATCGGCTGGCGTCCGACCACCGGGCCCGCCGAGATCGCGCTGGGCGTCGTGCTGCTGCTCTGGCTCCGGTTCGCCCTGCTCTGGCTCGGCATCTTCCTCGGCCTGAGCTTTCGCGGCACGGGCGCGACGACCGCGGTGCAGGTGCTCGTCTGGCCGATCGGGTTCCTCTCGACCGTGTTCGTCTCGGCCGAGACGATGCCGGGATGGCTCGGGGTCATCGCCACGTGGAACCCGGTGTCGGCCACGGCGACGGCGGCCCGGGAGCTGTTCGGCAACCCGACCGGCGTCACCAGCGGGTGGATGGCCGAGAACGCCGTGCTCGCGGCATCCGTCTGGCCGCTCGTGATCACCCTGGTGTTCCTGCCGCTGACGGCCGCGGCCTACCGCCACCTGCGCCGATAG
- a CDS encoding DUF7144 family membrane protein: MAQNTARPAGVTIVAIIAWISGAIDIVVGTIQFFQASAIAVDPQWGGAGAVYTAAIVSIILGLITVIVAGGLLSGNTAARLIITVVMVFSLISSLFIAVANLGNPVGEWLSILVTFIGLMLLWSKKASAFFNS; this comes from the coding sequence ATGGCACAAAACACCGCTCGCCCAGCGGGCGTCACCATCGTCGCGATCATCGCGTGGATCTCGGGTGCGATCGACATCGTCGTCGGCACGATCCAGTTCTTCCAGGCGAGCGCGATCGCGGTCGATCCGCAGTGGGGCGGCGCGGGGGCCGTCTACACGGCGGCGATCGTCTCGATCATCCTCGGCCTCATCACGGTCATCGTCGCGGGCGGCCTGCTCAGCGGCAACACGGCGGCGCGCCTCATCATCACGGTGGTCATGGTGTTCTCCCTCATCTCGTCGCTGTTCATCGCGGTCGCCAACCTCGGCAACCCGGTCGGCGAGTGGTTGAGCATCCTCGTCACGTTCATCGGGCTGATGCTGCTCTGGTCCAAGAAGGCGAGCGCGTTCTTCAACAGCTGA
- a CDS encoding acyl-CoA dehydrogenase, with translation MVDTASRSTKNDAKNRDATTDATVPATPAREAAAAPIPAPPAGARPAGPRIDVASLGHQLLGSWPEIRLEARKRVGSPELQRIEGQSMDEHRERVLGQLKILVDQGAVHRAFPKSVGGHDDHGGNIAAFEELVLADPSLQIKSGVQWGLFGAAVLHLGTEYHHETFLPAIMSLEVPGAFAMTETGHGSDVASIGTTATYDEATQEFVIDTPFRGAWKDYLGNAAVHGTAAVVFAQLVTKGVNHGVHAFYVPLRDADGAFLEGIGGEDDGLKGGLNGIDNGRLHFTGVRVPRVNLLNRYGSVAEDGTYASPISSPGRRFFTMLGTLVQGRVSLDGAANAASAAALAIAVTYGNQRRQFNAASETDEEVLLDYQRHQRRLLPKLATTYAQIFAHDEFLVKFDAVFSGKADTDGDRQDLETIAASLKPLSTWHALETLQEAREACGGSGFLAENRLVGLRADLDVYVTFEGDNNVLLQLVAKRLLTDYSKQFAKADVGAMARYVVTETAERAYHGTGLRRLGQNIADLGSTARSVAELRDADTQRSMLTDRVETMIAEIAGRLREARKLSKIEGAALFNRNQNELIEAARAHAELLQWEAFTRGLAKVTDPGTKQVLTWVRDLFGLGLIEQHAAWYLINGRLSPKRAQSVTAYLDRLIERLRPHAQDLVDAFGYGPEHLRAKIASGAEQERQDEARAYYAAKRADGTLPVPEKSKK, from the coding sequence ATGGTTGACACGGCATCCCGATCCACGAAGAACGACGCGAAGAACCGCGACGCGACGACCGACGCGACCGTTCCCGCCACGCCCGCACGTGAGGCGGCCGCGGCCCCGATCCCGGCGCCCCCCGCAGGCGCCCGGCCCGCCGGCCCCCGCATCGACGTCGCATCGCTCGGTCACCAGCTGCTCGGCTCGTGGCCCGAGATCCGCCTCGAGGCGCGCAAGCGCGTCGGTTCGCCAGAGCTGCAGCGCATCGAGGGGCAGTCGATGGACGAGCACCGCGAGCGCGTGCTCGGCCAGTTGAAGATCCTCGTCGACCAGGGCGCCGTGCACCGCGCGTTCCCGAAGTCGGTCGGCGGTCACGACGACCACGGCGGCAACATCGCCGCGTTCGAGGAGCTCGTGCTCGCCGATCCGAGCCTGCAGATCAAGTCGGGTGTGCAGTGGGGCCTCTTCGGTGCGGCCGTGCTGCACCTCGGCACCGAGTACCACCACGAGACCTTCCTGCCGGCGATCATGTCGCTCGAGGTGCCCGGCGCGTTCGCGATGACCGAGACGGGTCACGGGTCGGATGTCGCGTCCATCGGCACGACCGCCACCTACGACGAGGCGACGCAGGAGTTCGTCATCGACACCCCGTTCCGCGGCGCGTGGAAGGACTACCTCGGCAACGCCGCGGTGCACGGCACGGCCGCGGTCGTGTTCGCGCAGCTCGTGACGAAGGGCGTCAACCACGGCGTGCACGCGTTCTACGTGCCGCTCCGCGACGCCGACGGCGCGTTCCTCGAGGGCATCGGCGGCGAGGACGACGGCCTGAAGGGCGGCCTCAACGGCATCGACAACGGCCGCCTGCACTTCACCGGCGTGCGCGTTCCCCGCGTCAACCTGCTGAACCGCTACGGCTCGGTCGCCGAGGACGGCACCTACGCCAGCCCGATCTCGAGCCCGGGCCGCCGCTTCTTCACGATGCTCGGCACGCTCGTGCAGGGCCGCGTCTCGCTCGACGGCGCCGCGAACGCGGCATCGGCCGCGGCGCTCGCGATCGCCGTGACCTACGGCAACCAGCGTCGCCAGTTCAACGCCGCGAGCGAGACCGACGAAGAGGTGCTCCTCGACTACCAGCGCCACCAGCGCCGCCTGCTGCCGAAGCTCGCCACGACGTACGCGCAGATCTTCGCGCACGACGAGTTCCTCGTGAAGTTCGACGCCGTGTTCTCGGGCAAGGCCGACACCGACGGGGACCGCCAGGACCTCGAGACCATCGCCGCATCCCTCAAGCCGCTGTCGACCTGGCACGCGCTCGAGACGCTGCAAGAGGCTCGTGAGGCCTGCGGCGGGTCCGGCTTCCTCGCCGAGAACCGTCTCGTCGGGCTCCGCGCCGACCTCGACGTGTACGTCACGTTCGAGGGCGACAACAACGTGCTGCTCCAGCTCGTCGCGAAGCGCCTGCTCACCGACTACTCCAAGCAGTTCGCGAAGGCGGATGTCGGGGCCATGGCCCGCTACGTCGTCACCGAGACGGCGGAGCGCGCGTACCACGGCACTGGCCTGCGACGCCTCGGGCAGAACATCGCCGACCTCGGCTCGACCGCGCGCTCGGTCGCGGAGCTCCGCGACGCCGACACGCAGCGCTCGATGCTGACCGATCGCGTCGAGACGATGATCGCCGAGATCGCCGGCCGGCTGCGCGAGGCCCGCAAGCTGTCGAAGATCGAGGGCGCCGCACTGTTCAACCGCAACCAGAACGAGCTCATCGAGGCCGCCCGTGCCCACGCGGAGCTGCTGCAGTGGGAGGCGTTCACGCGCGGCCTCGCGAAGGTCACCGACCCGGGCACCAAGCAGGTGCTGACGTGGGTGCGCGACCTGTTCGGGCTGGGACTCATCGAGCAGCACGCCGCCTGGTACCTCATCAACGGCCGCCTCTCGCCGAAGCGCGCCCAGTCGGTGACCGCGTACCTCGACCGGCTCATCGAGCGGCTCCGCCCGCACGCGCAGGACCTCGTCGACGCGTTCGGCTACGGCCCCGAGCACCTGCGCGCGAAGATCGCCTCGGGCGCCGAGCAGGAGCGTCAAGACGAAGCGCGGGCCTACTACGCGGCCAAGCGCGCCGACGGCACGCTGCCGGTTCCGGAGAAGAGCAAGAAGTAG